One part of the Rutidosis leptorrhynchoides isolate AG116_Rl617_1_P2 chromosome 1, CSIRO_AGI_Rlap_v1, whole genome shotgun sequence genome encodes these proteins:
- the LOC139889679 gene encoding uncharacterized protein: MAWVKWDSILLSYGAGGLNIGSLKAKNLALLGKWWWRFRTETDAYWVKIIKSIYGRDGGLGYTSGSRVGNGGFGYSPWKDVIKIGKDMDKCDISFNNSLVRFIGENRDILFRDDTWVGEQCSKSKFPRLYKLDENQNAQVIDRVVWSRSGAIFDWQWCREPRGRNIDDLQELIRLINGVPRADSGRDEWKWVLSGDGKYNTKNLADKLDDNLYGSNSYDSETDRNRLLPQSIGIFVWRAKRRRLQVRIELDNRGIDLHSVRCPLCDEDIESLDHALVLCKHSHEVWENIYRWWGVAPFTSTCVADLLNGTGHNIRGHLGKSLWQAVEWVTGYLLWKNRNHKVYHNTSRSTATLVNDIQVKSFEWISKRAKKYNLQWHQCVFFPEDAVEISKIENGLQHR; the protein is encoded by the exons GGGGCGGGGGGTCTTAATATTGGGTCTTTAAAGGCAAAAAATTTAGCTCTTTTaggaaaatggtggtggaggttccgTACCGAAACCGACGCTTATTGGGTCAagattattaaaagtatatatggGCGGGACGGTGGGTTGGGATATACAAGTGGTTCTCGGGTTGGTAATGGTGGGTTTGGATATTCGCCTTGGAAAGACGTTATAAAAATCGGGAAGGATATGGATAAATGTGACATTTCATTTAACAATTCTTTGGTGAGATTTATTGGTGAAAACAGGGATATCTTGTTTCGGGATGATACATGGGTTGGAGAGCAATGTTCCAAGTCCAAGTTTCCAAGATTATACAAATTGGATGAAAATCAGAATGCACAGGTCATAGATAGGGTAGTATGGTCCAGGTCGGGTGCTATATTTGATTGGCAGTGGTGTAGAGAGCCTCGGGGCAGAAATATAGATGATTTGCAGGAGTTGATCCGGCTTATTAACGGTGTGCCTCGAGCAGATAGTGGACGGGACGAATGGAAATGGGTTCTCAGTGGGGATGGTAAATACAATACTAAGAATCTAGCGGATAAACTTGACGATAATCTTTATGGGAGCAATTCATATGATTCAGAAACCGATCGCAACAGACTACTTCCACAATCGATTGGGATCTTTGTTTGGCGCGCGAAACGTAGACGGCTTCAGGTAAGAATAGAACTCGATAACCGGGGAATTGATCTACACTCGGTTAGGTGCCCACTGTGTGATGAAGATATTGAATCATTGGATCATGCTTTAGTATTGTGTAAGCATTCGCATGAAGTTTGGGAAAACATATATCGATGGTGGGGTGTGGCTCCATTCACTAGTACATGTGTGGCTGATCTTCTCAATGGGACGGGACATAATATTAGAGGACATCTTGGAAAATCGTTATGGCAAGCCGTGGAGTGGGTGACGGGGTACTTGTTATGGAAGAATAGGAACCACAAAGTCTACCACAACACATCCCGTTCAACCGCAACACTTGTTAACGATATCCAAGTAAAAAGCTTTGAATGGATCTCCAAAAGGGCAAAAAAGTACAATCTTCAATGGCATCAATG TGTATTTTTCCCCGAAGATGCTGTGGAGATATCGAAGATCGAAAACGGTCTGCAGCACAGATAG
- the LOC139889684 gene encoding putative syntaxin-131, with product MHDAHEESKSITRVAAMKAIKQQMEYDVDEVCMVARFTKAKIEELDKENMTSRQKPGCGSGTVVDRSRTAYTFALKKNLKDKVTEFQDLRQSIHQEHRQNVDLANSSNGSNSLK from the exons ATGCATGATGCTCATGAGGAATCAAAATCCATAACTAGAGTTGCTGCTATGAAAG CAATCAAGCAACAGATGGAGTATGATGTGGACGAAGTTTGTATGGTTGCTCGTTTTACTAAAGCAAAAATCGAGGAACTTGACAAGGAG AATATGACCAGCAGACAAAAACCTGGATGTGGATCAGGAACCGTAGTAGACCGATCAAGAACAGCGTATACATT TGCGTTGAAAAAGAATTTAAAAGACAAGGTGACGGAATTTCAG GATCTAAGACAAAGCATACATCAAGAGCATCGTCAG AATGTAGATTTAGCTAATAGCAGTAATGGGTCAAACAGTTTGAAATAA